In Anser cygnoides isolate HZ-2024a breed goose chromosome 31, Taihu_goose_T2T_genome, whole genome shotgun sequence, the following are encoded in one genomic region:
- the CTDNEP1 gene encoding LOW QUALITY PROTEIN: CTD nuclear envelope phosphatase 1 (The sequence of the model RefSeq protein was modified relative to this genomic sequence to represent the inferred CDS: inserted 2 bases in 1 codon), which produces MRSQCVLGLRSFAAIAARLWSFLLYVLRRQVRTVIQYQTVRYDVLPLSPVSRNRLTQVKRKILVLDLDETLIHSHHDGVLRPTVRPGXPPDFILKVVIDKHPVRFFVHKRPHVDFFLEVVSQWYELVVFTASMEIYGCAVADKLDNNRSILARRYYRQHCTLELGSYIKDLAVVHSDLSSIVIILDNSPGAYRSHPDNAIPIKSWFSDPSDTALLNLLPMLDALRFTADVRSVLSRNLHQHRLW; this is translated from the exons ATGCGGAGCCAgtgcgtgctggggctgcgctCCTTCGCCGCCATCGCCGCCCGGCTCTGGAGCTTCCTCCTGTACGTGCTGCGCCGCCAGGTCCGCACC gtgatCCAGTACCAGACGGTGCGCTACGACGTCCTGCCGCTGTCCCCCGTGTCCCGCAACCGCCTGA cccaggtgaAGCGGAAGATCCTGGTGCTGGACCTGGACGAGACGCTGATCCACTCGCACCACGACGGCGTGCTGCGGCCCACCGTGCGGCCCGG ACCCCCCGACTTCATCCTCAag gtggtgATTGACAAGCACCCCGTGCGCTTCTTCGTGCACAAGCGGCCCCACGTGGATTTCTTCCTGGAGGTG gtGAGCCAGTGGTACGAGCTGGTGGTGTTCACGGCCAGCATGGAGATCTACGGCTGCGCCGTGGCCGACAAGCTGGACAACAACCGCAGCATCCTGGCGCGGCGCTACTACCGccag CACTGCAcgctggagctgggcagctACATCAAGGACCTGGCGGTGGTGCACAGCGACCTGTCCAGCATCGTCATCATTCTCGACAACTCGCCCGGCGCCTACCGCAGCCACCCCG aTAACGCCATCCCCATCAAGTCGTGGTTCAGCGACCCCAGCGACACGGCGCTGCTCAACCTGCTGCCCATGCTGGACGCcctgag gttcaCAGCGGACGTGCGCTCGGTGCTGAGCCGCAACCTGCACCAGCACCGCCTCTGGTGa
- the GABARAP gene encoding LOW QUALITY PROTEIN: gamma-aminobutyric acid receptor-associated protein (The sequence of the model RefSeq protein was modified relative to this genomic sequence to represent the inferred CDS: inserted 1 base in 1 codon): MKFAYKEEHPFEKRRCEGEKIRKKYPDRVPVIVEKAPKARIGDLDKKKYLVPSDLTVGQFYFLIRKRIHLRAEDALFFFVNNVXPPTSATMGQLYQEHHEEDFFLYIAYSDESVYGA; encoded by the exons atGAAGTTCGCGTACAAGGAGGAGCACCCCTTCGAGAAGCGGCGCTGCGAGGGCGAGAAGATCCGCAAGAAGTACCCGGACCGCGTCCCG gTGATCGTGGAGAAGGCGCCCAAGGCGCGCATCGGGGACCTGGACAAGAAGAAATACCTGGTGCCCTCCGACCTCACCG tggGGCAGTTCTACTTCCTGATCCGGAAGCGCATCCACCTGCGGGCCGAGGACGCGCTCTTCTTCTTCGTCAACAACG ATCCCCCCACCAGCGCCACCATGGGGCAGCTCTACCAG GAGCACCACGAGGAGGATTTTTTCCTGTACATCGCCTACAGCGACGAGAGCGTCTACGGGGCctga
- the LOC136787785 gene encoding LOW QUALITY PROTEIN: claudin-7-like (The sequence of the model RefSeq protein was modified relative to this genomic sequence to represent the inferred CDS: inserted 3 bases in 3 codons) has translation MANAGLETLALALALAGWXALVAATALPQWQTSTYAGDSIITAVATYQGLWMSCASQSTGQLQCKVYDSLLALPGSTQATRALMVLAAVLGPLALGTALPGLSCTRCGDEDERRKGRLAGAGGXLFILAGLCALVACSWYGHRVVTNFYDATVPVNLKYEFGPALFVGWAGAALALLGGRXLTCSCPCGGGAAGPRAGRYPRHRAARAGPPAAPPSTSEPPASRSPPRVGVSPPFWASPCRSPRFGSPPCPTPNTLGSPPPFVAPPPLSAPPPLLPPPPRSV, from the exons ATGGCCAACGCGGGGCTGGAGACGCTGGCGCTGGCGCTGGCGCTGGCGGGCT GGGCGCTGGTGGCGGCCACGGCGCTGCCGCAGTGGCAGACGAGCACCTACGCCGGGGACAGCATCATCACGGCCGTGGCCACCTACCAGGGGCTGTGGATGAGCTGCGCCAGCCAGAGCACGGGGCAGCTGCAGTGCAAG GTGTACGactccctgctcgccctgcccg GCTCGACGCAGGCCACGCGGGCGCTGATGGTGCTGGCGGCGGTGCTGGGCCCCCTGGCGCTGGGCACGGCGCTGCCGGGGCTGAGCTGCACCCGCTGCGGGGACGAGGACGAGCGGCGCAAGGGGCGGCTGGCGGGCGCCGGGG TGCTCTTCATCCTGGCCG ggctgtgcgCGCTGGTCGCCTGCTCGTGGTACGGGCACCGCGTCGTCACCAACTTCTACGATGCCACCGTGCCCGTCAACCTCAA gtacgAGTTCGGCCCCGCCCTCTTCGTGGGCTgggcgggggcggcgctggcgctgctgggggggc CGCTgacctgctcctgcccctgcggggggggcgcggcggggccgaggGCGGGCCGCTACCCCCGGCACCGGGCCGCGCGGGCCGGGCCCCCGGCAGCGCCTCCGAGTACGTCTGAGCCCCCCGCGTCGCGATCACCCCCCCGCGTCGGGGTCTCCCCCCCATTTTGGGCCTCCCCATGCCGGTCCCCCCGTTTTGGGTCCCCCCCAT GCCCCACCCCGAAcactttggggtccccccccccctttgttgccccccccccactttccgcccccccccctttgttgcccccccccccccgctcggtttga
- the ELP5 gene encoding elongator complex protein 5 isoform X1 — protein sequence MAAPRRRTVTSSGGAAPGAAMLEALVAGGAEGLLLVEDSAACEGRSLLRAFVTAAVQRAERVLVVLLEVSREQFGAGLSPAVRERRAALLRGGPDPSDPRGPRGPRRRPGRVRGEQGLHKCRRLGAASTPGVIAPVSPQQVIVGPTGTPGRCVGCM from the exons atggcggcgcccagGCGCCGTACGGTGACGTCATCAGGAGGCGCCGCGCCCGGCGCGGCCATGCTGGAGGCGCTGGTGGCGGGGGGCGCCGAGGGGCTGCTGCTCGTGGAGG acagcGCCGCCTGCGagggccgcagcctcctccggGCCTTCGTCACCGCCGCGGTGCAGag ggccgaGCGCGTGCTCGTCGTGCTGCTCGAGGTCTCGCGGGAGCAGTTCGGGGCCGGGCTGAGCCCCGCCGTGAGGGAGCG GCGGGCGGCCCTGCTGCGGGGGGGCCCCGACCCCTCCGACCCCCGAGGACCCCGAGGACCCCGACGGCGACCTGGACGTGTGAGGGGGGAGCAG GGCCTGCACAAATGTCGAAGGCTCGGAGCTGCGTCAACACCCGGCGTCATCGCGCCCGTGTCACCACAGCAAGTTATTGTAGGGCCTACAGGAACGCCGGGGCGCTGTGTGGGATGTATGTAA
- the ELP5 gene encoding elongator complex protein 5 isoform X2, protein MAAPRRRTVTSSGGAAPGAAMLEALVAGGAEGLLLVEDSAACEGRSLLRAFVTAAVQRAERVLVVLLEVSREQFGAGLSPAVRERRAALLRGGPDPSDPRGPRGPRRRPGRVRGEQVPVLWACTNVEGSELRQHPASSRPCHHSKLL, encoded by the exons atggcggcgcccagGCGCCGTACGGTGACGTCATCAGGAGGCGCCGCGCCCGGCGCGGCCATGCTGGAGGCGCTGGTGGCGGGGGGCGCCGAGGGGCTGCTGCTCGTGGAGG acagcGCCGCCTGCGagggccgcagcctcctccggGCCTTCGTCACCGCCGCGGTGCAGag ggccgaGCGCGTGCTCGTCGTGCTGCTCGAGGTCTCGCGGGAGCAGTTCGGGGCCGGGCTGAGCCCCGCCGTGAGGGAGCG GCGGGCGGCCCTGCTGCGGGGGGGCCCCGACCCCTCCGACCCCCGAGGACCCCGAGGACCCCGACGGCGACCTGGACGTGTGAGGGGGGAGCAGGTACCGGTGTTATG GGCCTGCACAAATGTCGAAGGCTCGGAGCTGCGTCAACACCCGGCGTCATCGCGCCCGTGTCACCACAGCAAGTTATTGTAG
- the MED11 gene encoding mediator of RNA polymerase II transcription subunit 11, whose protein sequence is MAGYGVANERLRALEELEREIGAALQSAGTVILELSKEKAAERLLERQAAQFGAAVLKVEAELSAQIRYLTQVATGQPHEGSSYAARKGCQLALNRLEYARRRLGELARGCQQLLEA, encoded by the exons ATGGCGGGCTACGGGGTGGCGAACGAGCGGCTGCGGgcgctggaggagctggagcgggaGATCGGGGCCGCGCTGCAGAGCgccg GCACGGTGATCCTGGAGCTGTCGAAGGAGAAGGCGGCCGAGCGGCTGCTGGAGCGCCAGGCCGCCCAGTTCGGCGCCGCCGTGCTCAAGGTGGAGGCCGAGCTCTCGGCCCAGATCCGCTACCTCACGCAG GTGGCCACGGGGCAGCCCCACGAGGGCTCGAGCTACGCGGCGCGCAAGGGCTGCCAGCTGGCGCTGAACCGCCTCGAGTACGCCcgcaggaggctgggggagctggccaggggctgccagcagctgctggaggcctag